One window of Ziziphus jujuba cultivar Dongzao chromosome 5, ASM3175591v1 genomic DNA carries:
- the LOC107434530 gene encoding uncharacterized protein LOC107434530 has translation MLAAAAAASSSSNWLRAGRSRYLCLCLCFPILLPFLCATFPLLCAAELCVRLCRRQRLRKIARDSKEDDERLRRCEEGRCGAALEEEEEVGLLQRYLEDQLMLVGSVYDCGDDDVDEDLVGFGFVGHGGGRADDSRTPLLC, from the coding sequence ATGTTAGCCGCCGCTGCCGCCGCTTCATCCTCCAGCAACTGGCTCCGAGCTGGCCGAAGCCGATACCTCTGCCTCTGCCTCTGCTTTCCCATCCTCCTTCCTTTCCTCTGCGCCACTTTCCCTCTCCTCTGCGCCGCTGAGCTGTGCGTCCGTCTTTGCCGCCGCCAGCGCTTGAGGAAGATCGCGCGTGATTCCAAAGAAGACGATGAGCGGCTTCGCCGATGCGAGGAAGGTCGTTGCGGTGCGGCGttggaggaggaggaagaggtgGGTTTGTTGCAGAGGTACTTGGAAGATCAGCTTATGCTTGTTGGATCGGTCTATGACTGTGGGGACGATGATGTTGATGAAGATTTAGTGGGCTTTGGGTTTGTTGGCCATGGCGGTGGTCGTGCTGATGATTCTAGAACTCCTCTTTTGTGCTGA